A window of Pusillimonas sp. DMV24BSW_D genomic DNA:
AACCCGCTTAATATCCATCTGCAGTTTTCAGTGTTCAACGGCCATGAAAAGCATTGGGATTTGGTGCTTCTGGCCCTGACTGACATTACCGCACGCAAGAAAGCCGAAGCCTATCTGGAGTATCTGGGCAAACACGATGTGCTGACAAAACTAAAGAACCGTTCATTCTATGTTGATGAAATCAGCCGCCTGGATCGCAAAGGCCCGTTCCCTGTCACGGTTATCATTATCGATATTAATAACCTGAAAACCATTAACGACACCCTGGGCCACGCAGCCGGCGACGACCTGCTTCGGCGCGCAGGCGAAATTCTGGGCCAATTGAACAGCAAAGGGGTCACCACCATGCGCATAGGGGGCGACGAGTTCGCGGTTTTCATGCCCGGCGCAACCGATGAAGCCCGTACAAACCTGCTGGCCAACCTGAAAAAACTCACCGACCTGAACAACCAGTTCTACAACGGCCCGTTCCTTCAGCTAGCCGCAGGCTGGTCGATTTGCGAAGAAGGCGAACGCCTGGAAGATGCGCTTCGAGAAGCGGATCATTTAATGTACGAAGAAAAACGGAAGTTCTATGCTATGCAATCTTCCGATGACGATGCATCCAGGCAGAGTACGCTGATAAACAGCCCAGAACGGCAGTCGTGATAAAACAAAACGTATAAATAGCGGTGCTCAGACCTACATGATCGGCCAATATTCCCACACCAATAATGGGCACCGTCGCACCGGTATAAGCCGACAGGAAAAAAGTGGACATATTGGCCGCCCGACGGTGCTCATCGGCATGCAGACCGGCGATCATTGAAGCATAGAGAAAGCCGAACCCCTGACCGATGCCGAAACAAATCATGGCGACAATAAGAACCACGACGCTATGGGTGTACATCCCGACAGCAAGAAACACGACACTTAGACCAAACGCACTCATGCCGAACGTCAAACCTTTAAAAGGAGGTAGTTGTGTTTGCGTGATTTGAACCAACGTAGACGCAATGGCCATGAAAATAAACGCCACGCCCACCACAATCGGCCCCTGCCACGGCAAATTCAGCTCAGGCAAGACCGAAGGCACAAGCGATGCAAACAGGCAGCCGACACCAAAAGTAAAGAACCCACCGGCACAGCCCAAGAGGAATGGCGGCCGATTACCTACAACCGGCAGCGCCATTTTGGGCACAATGGACAAAGGTGCCCGAGCACCGGCCGGCCCCTGCAACTGATGTCGAGAAGCAATAATTAACAGTAAAGTCAGTACGGCGAAGACCAAAATAAATACATAGGGCAATACCAGTGGGTAGACATTCCATTGGGCAATGACCCCGCCAATCACCGGCCCCGCTCCAAAGCTAACCGTAATGGCACTGGAAGTAACGACAGCCGCTTTGCGGCGGTCTTGCTGCGGATGCGCTTCACCCATCGCCAGGGCAGCCGCTGTAGCAAGGATTCCATTGCCAAAGCCAATAATGGCGCGGGCTAGAATTAAGGTTCCCACCCCTTGCGCCACCATGGACAGCCCCAGCCCCAACATCAGCATTAATACCGACGCCACAATGACTTTAAAGCGCCCGAAAGTATCCGACACCCGTCCAAAACAAAGCAGGGTGGCGAAAACGGCCACCATATAGGACGTAAAAATGTAACTTAAGGAGCTGGGCGGAATTTGCCAGGCTCGTTCGTATATAGGGTACAGCGGTGTCGGCAAAGAACTGGTTGCAAAACATAAGCAAACCAGTACGGTAACCCCAACAAAGCCCCCCCAGCGTTTTAACAACTCCATCCCAACAGTCATATAACATTCCGCAACAATCGTTGCACCGATTATAGTAAGTCCACTTACTTTTCCCTAGCGCCAAAAAGGCTCATAATGGAAAATTAAGACGCACTCGTGTTTATTCCGAATTTTGTAACAAACCTGGAGTCAAGCTATGTCAACTATTTCGATGCTTATTAACGGGCAACAAAAGCAAGCCAGCAATGGTAAAACTTTCCAGCGAAAGAACCCGCTTGACGGCAAAGTCGCAACCACCGCCCCGGCCGCAACCGTCGAAGACGCCATCGAAGCTGTTGAAGCCGCCTCCCGGGCTTTCCCCGAATGGGCCGCGAAAGGCCCGACAGAGCGCCGTGGCCTGCTGTTGAAAGCAGCTGATGCCCTTGACGCAAAAACCGACGACTTTATCAAAGCCATGGCCGGCGAAACCGGTTCGGCCGCCATGTGGGCCGGCTTCAATGCGCACCTGGCAGCCAATATGCTTCGCGAAGCCGCATCGCTTACCACACAAATAAACGGCGACCTCATCCCATCCGATGTTCCCGGCAGCCTGGCTATGGGTGTTCGGCAGCCTGCAGGCGTGGTGCTGGGCATGGCGCCCTGGAATGCACCCATCATCCTGGGCACCCGAGCCGTTGCCGTGCCCCTGGCCTGCGGCAATACCGTTGTAATGAAGGGGTCGGAAGTGTGTCCGGCCACCCACAGCCTGATTATCGAATCACTTCAGGAAGCCGGCTTACCTAACGGGGTAGTGAATTTCATTACCAACGACCCA
This region includes:
- a CDS encoding MFS transporter, yielding MTVGMELLKRWGGFVGVTVLVCLCFATSSLPTPLYPIYERAWQIPPSSLSYIFTSYMVAVFATLLCFGRVSDTFGRFKVIVASVLMLMLGLGLSMVAQGVGTLILARAIIGFGNGILATAAALAMGEAHPQQDRRKAAVVTSSAITVSFGAGPVIGGVIAQWNVYPLVLPYVFILVFAVLTLLLIIASRHQLQGPAGARAPLSIVPKMALPVVGNRPPFLLGCAGGFFTFGVGCLFASLVPSVLPELNLPWQGPIVVGVAFIFMAIASTLVQITQTQLPPFKGLTFGMSAFGLSVVFLAVGMYTHSVVVLIVAMICFGIGQGFGFLYASMIAGLHADEHRRAANMSTFFLSAYTGATVPIIGVGILADHVGLSTAIYTFCFITTAVLGCLSAYSAWMHRHRKIA